In Dyadobacter subterraneus, a single genomic region encodes these proteins:
- a CDS encoding response regulator transcription factor, producing the protein MKICGLIDEYPIMRLGLRIFLEEHFKRIIFHSAKKINDLPKVNPGQSMDILLIGLNMDQKLNWLKQIEQFTTAYPLAALIIHAENLEARMVHYLSRHGVKGIVLKHNDPSELIECISAVQKGRRYLSPQIKQMILILAQENSTLQQHNNVGWPDRFHLTSHQYLLATFFAKGMKTSDIAKLLKLSASTISTTKAVILKKTKAANILELNNLLQHAKFKSKK; encoded by the coding sequence ATGAAAATATGTGGATTAATCGATGAGTATCCAATCATGCGTCTGGGATTACGCATCTTTCTCGAAGAACATTTCAAGAGGATTATTTTCCATTCAGCTAAAAAAATAAATGATTTGCCAAAAGTAAATCCTGGACAATCCATGGATATACTGCTCATCGGTCTTAACATGGACCAGAAACTAAACTGGTTAAAACAGATTGAACAATTCACAACCGCTTATCCCCTGGCTGCTTTAATCATCCATGCTGAAAATCTGGAAGCCCGGATGGTTCATTATCTGTCAAGGCATGGTGTAAAAGGTATTGTTTTAAAACATAATGACCCCTCTGAGCTTATTGAATGTATCAGTGCCGTTCAGAAAGGAAGACGTTACCTGAGTCCCCAAATCAAACAAATGATATTAATACTGGCCCAGGAAAATAGTACGCTTCAACAACACAACAATGTAGGCTGGCCAGACAGATTTCATCTGACTTCACATCAATATCTGCTTGCCACCTTTTTCGCAAAGGGAATGAAAACCTCTGATATAGCAAAGTTATTAAAGCTTTCTGCATCGACAATCAGTACAACAAAAGCGGTCATCCTAAAAAAGACGAAAGCGGCTAACATCCTTGAACTGAACAATCTTCTACAACATGCAAAATTTAAATCAAAAAAATAA
- a CDS encoding response regulator transcription factor: MLKNHPYKLYKVMQTFGLVDEHPIIRLGLQIFLRQHFQEIVIYSSGSLDYFSKLPAQETIDLIIFGLNADSKLNWLKQVEHCKYQYPKAVLIVHGEVLVIETVLQLLKLGVKGIVFKQNDPNELLDCIKKINNGHIYLSPELEKMVHDKIIASKNSNKLLRQNQPGLHVLTLRQYLLATYLIKGMKTSEIARQLKLTASTISSTKSVILKKMKVTNVIELGVVLKNENHSSKNHISKANT, encoded by the coding sequence ATGCTCAAAAATCATCCATACAAACTATATAAAGTTATGCAAACATTTGGACTCGTTGATGAGCACCCCATCATCCGTTTGGGATTGCAAATATTTCTAAGACAGCACTTTCAAGAAATTGTTATTTACTCCTCGGGCAGTTTGGATTATTTCTCAAAGCTGCCAGCGCAAGAGACGATTGATCTGATCATATTCGGCCTAAATGCCGATAGTAAACTCAATTGGCTGAAACAGGTTGAACACTGTAAGTATCAGTACCCCAAAGCAGTCTTAATTGTTCATGGTGAAGTTTTGGTAATTGAAACAGTGCTTCAATTACTAAAATTAGGTGTAAAGGGAATAGTCTTCAAGCAAAATGACCCGAATGAACTACTGGATTGTATCAAAAAAATTAACAACGGACATATTTATCTGAGTCCTGAACTGGAAAAAATGGTTCACGATAAAATAATTGCCAGTAAAAATTCTAATAAATTATTGCGTCAAAATCAACCTGGTCTGCATGTGCTGACCCTAAGGCAGTACCTGCTTGCCACCTATCTTATCAAGGGTATGAAAACCTCGGAAATTGCCAGGCAACTTAAGCTGACGGCTTCAACGATCAGCTCGACAAAATCGGTCATTCTCAAAAAGATGAAAGTCACTAATGTTATTGAGTTAGGTGTGGTGCTGAAAAATGAAAATCATAGCTCGAAAAACCACATATCAAAAGCCAACACATGA
- a CDS encoding response regulator: protein MINTILIADDHCLSRIALNLLVKDIFGNTCVVDFAENGKQVLDKLSSCQFNMLITDLNMPETDCMGMLCKALELVRDLKILVVSVYNESIYAQRCLKVGAYGYLCKNESDDDFKNAIRTVGAGRRYYSFRQNDLFINSFLDGFSDNPFHKLSAREFEVALLLLKGHGAIEVANVMDISPSTASTYRARVFNKLKVKNLMELNHLSSRFGIADDFA from the coding sequence ATGATAAATACTATACTAATTGCTGATGATCACTGCCTGTCAAGGATCGCGCTGAATTTACTGGTAAAAGATATCTTTGGTAACACTTGCGTGGTTGATTTTGCAGAAAACGGAAAGCAGGTGCTCGATAAATTATCTTCTTGTCAATTCAACATGTTAATTACGGACCTGAATATGCCTGAAACTGATTGTATGGGGATGTTATGCAAGGCTCTGGAACTGGTAAGAGATCTTAAAATATTAGTAGTATCCGTGTATAACGAAAGTATCTATGCACAGCGCTGTCTAAAAGTTGGTGCGTATGGATACCTATGCAAAAATGAGAGCGACGATGACTTTAAAAATGCGATTCGTACAGTTGGTGCAGGTAGAAGATATTACTCTTTTCGCCAGAACGATTTGTTTATTAATTCATTCCTCGATGGCTTTTCGGATAACCCTTTCCACAAACTTTCTGCTCGCGAGTTTGAGGTTGCACTACTTCTGTTAAAAGGCCATGGTGCGATTGAGGTGGCTAACGTTATGGATATAAGCCCTTCCACTGCAAGCACTTATAGGGCAAGGGTTTTTAATAAACTGAAAGTTAAAAACCTGATGGAGCTTAACCACCTTTCTAGCCGGTTCGGCATAGCTGACGATTTTGCGTAA
- a CDS encoding VOC family protein, with product MPKLTSAATILLVKDVIYSVNWYTNKLGFSNAEFYGNPAECAIIERDENYIMLSQADPELFKSHRKAVKKTNKIFFWVDDIEELYNEFRDKDANIGYELYLAPWGGKEFGINDPDEYDIFFGESFKVINPFCMFRL from the coding sequence ATGCCTAAATTAACATCAGCAGCTACGATACTCCTGGTTAAGGATGTTATCTATTCTGTAAACTGGTACACAAACAAACTTGGATTTTCAAACGCAGAATTTTACGGAAATCCGGCAGAATGTGCTATCATAGAAAGGGATGAAAATTACATCATGCTTAGTCAAGCCGATCCGGAACTTTTTAAGTCACATCGGAAAGCAGTCAAGAAAACAAATAAGATATTCTTTTGGGTCGATGATATTGAAGAACTTTACAATGAGTTCAGGGATAAAGATGCAAATATTGGTTACGAGCTTTATCTGGCTCCGTGGGGCGGTAAGGAATTTGGCATTAATGACCCGGATGAATATGATATATTTTTTGGCGAGAGCTTTAAAGTGATAAACCCTTTTTGCATGTTTAGGTTATAA
- a CDS encoding sensor histidine kinase: MCNSKPCHRVKNLSHVSLNLRQKRIRLYNTVRAALWHFPISKNSQIPQHGTTLVSYKIIWSSGQCFADQKGLHAFIIAKSWWDNDLSFNLTVVALAALAVYLVLHRQLVYFKQKYNFLQRQLKALTIETNETIERLRQSEIVLLENNKIKNQLITMVLHDIRSPVRSISTISSYLADKRCFIPVNNFNETLHQLKLGSRSLETFTEKFFLWADSQRDDFKIKPCYFALDAFLLEVTNLYQDIAKMNENKIMVLPTCLVCFCDYQLLACVIRNLVDNANKYTFHGIITLSAFLESNELILNVSDTGNGLTPAEINDFITGNVNGTTSGTGSFLILALLKKIEGRLQIQSAPGKGSTFSIRLKIYYPAQTG; this comes from the coding sequence ATGTGTAATTCAAAACCTTGCCACCGGGTGAAGAATTTGTCGCATGTTTCATTAAACCTGCGCCAAAAACGGATACGTTTATATAATACCGTCAGAGCAGCACTTTGGCATTTTCCGATTTCGAAAAATTCTCAGATACCACAGCATGGGACAACTTTGGTTAGTTACAAAATCATATGGTCATCGGGCCAGTGCTTTGCAGATCAAAAAGGCCTGCATGCTTTCATTATAGCAAAATCATGGTGGGATAATGACCTATCGTTTAATCTCACGGTGGTTGCATTGGCAGCTCTGGCCGTCTATTTAGTGCTTCATAGGCAGCTAGTATATTTTAAACAGAAATACAATTTTCTCCAGCGGCAGCTAAAAGCTTTAACTATTGAAACAAATGAAACCATTGAGCGTCTGCGGCAATCTGAAATAGTATTGTTAGAAAATAACAAGATAAAAAATCAGCTGATCACAATGGTTTTACATGATATACGCTCGCCAGTCCGTTCCATTTCTACCATTAGCAGTTATCTGGCAGATAAGCGCTGCTTTATACCTGTTAATAATTTTAATGAAACACTTCATCAATTGAAACTAGGATCAAGGAGCCTGGAAACTTTTACAGAAAAGTTCTTTCTATGGGCAGACAGTCAAAGAGACGATTTTAAGATAAAGCCGTGCTACTTCGCGCTTGATGCTTTTCTACTGGAAGTAACAAATCTTTACCAGGATATTGCAAAAATGAATGAAAACAAAATTATGGTTCTTCCAACCTGTTTGGTCTGCTTCTGCGATTACCAATTACTTGCCTGTGTGATTCGTAACCTGGTCGACAATGCAAACAAATATACTTTTCATGGAATAATCACACTAAGCGCCTTTCTTGAAAGCAATGAGTTGATCCTAAACGTGTCTGATACTGGAAACGGACTGACACCTGCTGAAATTAACGATTTTATCACCGGAAATGTAAACGGAACAACAAGTGGAACGGGTAGTTTCTTAATCCTTGCTCTGCTAAAAAAAATAGAGGGAAGACTCCAGATACAATCAGCGCCTGGGAAAGGAAGTACATTTAGCATTCGACTGAAAATTTACTATCCTGCTCAAACAGGCTGA